The Phacochoerus africanus isolate WHEZ1 chromosome 3, ROS_Pafr_v1, whole genome shotgun sequence genome window below encodes:
- the MAP3K2 gene encoding mitogen-activated protein kinase kinase kinase 2 isoform X2, translating into MMDDQQALNSIMQDLAVLHKASRPALSLQETRKTKSSSPKKQNDVRVKFEHRGEKRILQFPRPVKLEDLRSKAKIAFGQSMDLHYTNNELVIPLTTQDDLDKAVELLDRSIHMKSLKILLVMNGSTQATNLEPLPSLEDLDNTVFGAERKKRLSIVGPTSRDRSSPPPGYIPDELHQVARNGSFTSINSEGEFIPESMDQMLDPLSLSSPENSGSGSCPSLDSPLDGESYPKSRMPRAQSYPDNHQEFSDYDNPIFEKFGKGGTYPRRYHVSYHHQDYNDGRKTFPRARRTQGTSFRSPVSFSPTDHSLSTSSGSSIFTPEYDENRLRRRGSDIDNPTLTVMDISPPSRSPRAPTNWRLGKLLGQGAFGRVYLCYDVDTGRELAVKQVQFDPDSPETSKEVNALECEIQLLKNLLHERIVQYYGCLRDPQEKTLSIFMEYMPGGSIKDQLKAYGALTENVTRKYTRQILEGVHYLHSNMIVHRDIKGAWAALWWKC; encoded by the exons atgaTCAGCAGGCTTTGAACTCAATCATGCAAGATTTGGCTGTTCTTCATAAGGCCAGTCGACCAGCATTATCCTTAcaggaaaccagaaaaacaaaatcttcctCACCAAAAAAGCAG AATGATGTCCGAGTCAAATTTgaacacagaggagaaaaaag AATCCTTCAGTTCCCCAGACCAGTTAAACTGGAAGATCTGAGGTCTAAAGCTAAAATTGCCTTTGGACAGTCTATGGATCTACATTATACCAATAATGAG TTGGTAATCCCATTAACTACCCAAGATGACTTGGACAAAGCTGTGGAACTGCTTGATCGCAGTATTCACATGAAGAGTCTCAAGATACTACTTGTAATGAATGGAAGTACACAG gctACTAATTTAGAGCCATTGCCATCACTAGAAGATTTGGATAACACAGTATttggagcagagaggaaaaaaagactttctatAGTAG gTCCCACTAGTAGAGATAGAAGCTCCCCTCCCCCTGGATACATTCCAGATGAATTGCACCAGGTTGCCCGGAATGGGTCGTTCACCAgtatcaacagtgaaggagagttcaTTCCAGAGAGCATGGACCAA ATGTTGGACCCATTATCTTTAAGCAGCCCTGAAAATTCTGGCTCAGGAAGTTGTCCATCACTTGATAGCCCTTTGGATGG AGAGAGCTATCCAAAATCACGAATGCCTAGGGCACAGAGCTACCCAGATAATCATCAGGAATTTTCAG ACTACGATAACCCTATCTTTGAGAAATTTGGAAAAGGAGGAACATATCCAAGAAGGTATCATGTTTCATATCACCATCAAGACTATAATGATG gGCGTAAAACTTTCCCAAGAGCTAGAAGGACCCAGGGAACCAGCTTCCGGTCTCCTGTGAGTTTCAGTCCTACTGACCACTCCTTAAGCACTAGTAGTGGAAGCAGCATCTTTACCCCAGAGTATGATGAGAATCGATTAAGAAGAAGGGGAAGTGATATAGACAATCCTACTCTGACTGTCATGGACATCAGCCCACCCAGCCGCT cACCTCGTGCTCCAACCAACTGGAGATTGGGCAAACTGCTTGGCCAGGGAGCTTTTGGCAGAGTCTACCTCTGTTATGATGTTGATACAGGAAGAGAATTGGCTGTTAAGCAAGTTCAGTTTGACCCAGATAGCCCTGAAACCAGCAAG GAAGTAAACGCACTTGAGTGTGAAATTCAGTTGTTGAAAAACTTGCTGCATGAGCGAATTGTTCAGTATTATGGCTGTTTGAGGGATCCCCAAGAAAAAACACTTTCCATATTTATGGAATATATGCCAGGG GGTTCAATTAAGGACCAATTaaaggcatatggagctcttaCTGAGAACGTGACTAGGAAATACACCCGTCAGATTCTGGAGGGTGTCCATTATTTGCACAGTAATATGATTGTTCATAGAGATATAAAAG gAGCGTGGGCTGCACTGTGGTGGAAATGCTAA
- the MAP3K2 gene encoding mitogen-activated protein kinase kinase kinase 2 isoform X1: MMDDQQALNSIMQDLAVLHKASRPALSLQETRKTKSSSPKKQNDVRVKFEHRGEKRILQFPRPVKLEDLRSKAKIAFGQSMDLHYTNNELVIPLTTQDDLDKAVELLDRSIHMKSLKILLVMNGSTQATNLEPLPSLEDLDNTVFGAERKKRLSIVGPTSRDRSSPPPGYIPDELHQVARNGSFTSINSEGEFIPESMDQMLDPLSLSSPENSGSGSCPSLDSPLDGESYPKSRMPRAQSYPDNHQEFSDYDNPIFEKFGKGGTYPRRYHVSYHHQDYNDGRKTFPRARRTQGTSFRSPVSFSPTDHSLSTSSGSSIFTPEYDENRLRRRGSDIDNPTLTVMDISPPSRSPRAPTNWRLGKLLGQGAFGRVYLCYDVDTGRELAVKQVQFDPDSPETSKEVNALECEIQLLKNLLHERIVQYYGCLRDPQEKTLSIFMEYMPGGSIKDQLKAYGALTENVTRKYTRQILEGVHYLHSNMIVHRDIKGANILRDSTGNVKLGDFGASKRLQTICLSGTGMKSVTGTPYWMSPEVISGEGYGRKADIWSVGCTVVEMLTEKPPWAEFEAMAAIFKIATQPTNPKLPPHVSDYTRDFLKRIFVEAKLRPSADELLRHMFVHYH, encoded by the exons atgaTCAGCAGGCTTTGAACTCAATCATGCAAGATTTGGCTGTTCTTCATAAGGCCAGTCGACCAGCATTATCCTTAcaggaaaccagaaaaacaaaatcttcctCACCAAAAAAGCAG AATGATGTCCGAGTCAAATTTgaacacagaggagaaaaaag AATCCTTCAGTTCCCCAGACCAGTTAAACTGGAAGATCTGAGGTCTAAAGCTAAAATTGCCTTTGGACAGTCTATGGATCTACATTATACCAATAATGAG TTGGTAATCCCATTAACTACCCAAGATGACTTGGACAAAGCTGTGGAACTGCTTGATCGCAGTATTCACATGAAGAGTCTCAAGATACTACTTGTAATGAATGGAAGTACACAG gctACTAATTTAGAGCCATTGCCATCACTAGAAGATTTGGATAACACAGTATttggagcagagaggaaaaaaagactttctatAGTAG gTCCCACTAGTAGAGATAGAAGCTCCCCTCCCCCTGGATACATTCCAGATGAATTGCACCAGGTTGCCCGGAATGGGTCGTTCACCAgtatcaacagtgaaggagagttcaTTCCAGAGAGCATGGACCAA ATGTTGGACCCATTATCTTTAAGCAGCCCTGAAAATTCTGGCTCAGGAAGTTGTCCATCACTTGATAGCCCTTTGGATGG AGAGAGCTATCCAAAATCACGAATGCCTAGGGCACAGAGCTACCCAGATAATCATCAGGAATTTTCAG ACTACGATAACCCTATCTTTGAGAAATTTGGAAAAGGAGGAACATATCCAAGAAGGTATCATGTTTCATATCACCATCAAGACTATAATGATG gGCGTAAAACTTTCCCAAGAGCTAGAAGGACCCAGGGAACCAGCTTCCGGTCTCCTGTGAGTTTCAGTCCTACTGACCACTCCTTAAGCACTAGTAGTGGAAGCAGCATCTTTACCCCAGAGTATGATGAGAATCGATTAAGAAGAAGGGGAAGTGATATAGACAATCCTACTCTGACTGTCATGGACATCAGCCCACCCAGCCGCT cACCTCGTGCTCCAACCAACTGGAGATTGGGCAAACTGCTTGGCCAGGGAGCTTTTGGCAGAGTCTACCTCTGTTATGATGTTGATACAGGAAGAGAATTGGCTGTTAAGCAAGTTCAGTTTGACCCAGATAGCCCTGAAACCAGCAAG GAAGTAAACGCACTTGAGTGTGAAATTCAGTTGTTGAAAAACTTGCTGCATGAGCGAATTGTTCAGTATTATGGCTGTTTGAGGGATCCCCAAGAAAAAACACTTTCCATATTTATGGAATATATGCCAGGG GGTTCAATTAAGGACCAATTaaaggcatatggagctcttaCTGAGAACGTGACTAGGAAATACACCCGTCAGATTCTGGAGGGTGTCCATTATTTGCACAGTAATATGATTGTTCATAGAGATATAAAAG GCGCAAATATTCTGCGAGATTCAACAGGCAACGTCAAACTAGGAGATTTTGGGGCCAGCAAACGGCTTCAAACCATCTGTCTTTCGGGGACAGGAATGAAGTCTGTCACAGGCACACCATATTGGATGAGCCCTGAAGTGATTAGTGGAGAAGGTTATGGCAGAAAAGCAGATATCTG gAGCGTGGGCTGCACTGTGGTGGAAATGCTAACTGAAAAACCTCCTTGGGCAGAATTTGAAGCAATGGCTGCCATCTTTAAAATTGCCACTCAGCCAACGAACCCAAAGCTGCCACCTCACGTCTCAGACTATACTCGAGATTTCCTCAAACGGATCTTTGTAGAGGCCAAACTGAGACCCTCAGCTGATGAACTTCTAAGGCACATGTTTGTGCACTATCACTAG